The Hymenobacter chitinivorans DSM 11115 genome window below encodes:
- a CDS encoding DoxX family protein → MTSQPSTTTAQNVARLGLGAFMIVAGLSHLTVARREFQAQVPDFVPLDKDTVVLQSGVVEIGLGLALLLWQRRRREMGLGLGLFYAAVFPGNVHQYTHHISAFGLDTDAKRLGRLFFQPVLIGTALWSTGALQGRQRRA, encoded by the coding sequence ATGACTTCTCAGCCTTCCACCACTACTGCCCAGAACGTGGCCCGCCTCGGCCTGGGCGCCTTTATGATCGTAGCCGGCCTGAGCCACCTCACCGTGGCCCGCCGCGAGTTTCAGGCCCAGGTCCCCGATTTCGTGCCGCTCGACAAGGACACGGTGGTGCTGCAGTCGGGCGTGGTCGAAATCGGCCTGGGGCTGGCCCTGCTGCTCTGGCAGCGCCGCCGCCGGGAAATGGGCCTAGGGCTAGGACTGTTCTACGCGGCCGTATTTCCCGGCAACGTGCACCAGTACACCCACCATATTTCCGCCTTCGGCCTCGACACCGACGCCAAGCGCCTCGGCCGCCTCTTCTTCCAGCCCGTGCTCATCGGCACGGCCCTGTGGTCGACCGGGGCCCTGCAGGGGCGGCAGCGCCGGGCGTAA